GCTGGCGCTGGTGCTCTTCGGCGGCTACCTGATCGCGAAGTGGTGGCAGTCGCGCGACTGACGCCCCGAGCATTGCGGACGGGCGCGCGGACAGGGGCCCGCCTGCAAGACGAACCCCGCTCCCATCCGGGAGCGGGGTTTACCTTTGGCCCTCGGGTGATCTCTCGGCTTGCTAGTGCCCCCACCACCAGCCGGCGCTGCTGTTGTAGCGCACCAGCGCGATCCACCAGCCGCGCATCGTGCGCCGGTCGGAATGAGACAGCCCGTCCCAGTCGGCGGGTGCATGCGTCGCCAGGAAGCCGTCGACGTTCGCCTGCAGCTCGTCCGACGGACCCGCGGCGCCGGCCGCTTGGTTCAGCGCGCAGGCCAGCGCCTGGGCGCGCAGCGCCGTGATGGCGTTCGGCCCGTGGCAGCGATCCCAGCGCTTCTGATCGAGGATCTCCACGGCGGCCTCCACCGTCTCGACGTGCACGCTGTGCTCGCCGCCCGGCGCGCCCACCCAGAGGGGCAGCAGCGGCGTCACCAGATCGGGATCGGTGACGTTCCCGTGGTGGTGCGAGAGGCCCGCGTGGCGGAGCCAGTAGCGGACGCTGCGGGGCGTCCAGTCGTTGTCGCTCGGGGTCTCCGGATGCAGGCCGAAGTCCAGGTCGCTCAGGCTGTCGCCGGCGGCCACGCTGAAGACGGCGCTGACGCCGGCGGCGTCGCCGTCGCTGTCCGTGGCGCCGTTGCCGCCCTGGGCGGCGGGGCTCATCGCGTAGCCGTCCGGCACGCGCGCCTGCAGACGATAGTCGCCGGGCTCGAGGTCGGCGAAGCGATAGCCGCCCACGCTGTCGCTGACGGCAAGGGCGAGCATGATGCCGTCCGCGTCCTGCAGCTCGACCTGCACGCCCGCGAAGCCGAGTTCGGTCGCGTCCTGGATGCCGTCGGCGTTCTCGTCCAGCCAGACGCGGTCGCCGACGCTGCCGGTGGTCGGCGCGACGGGCAGCACGGGCAGATCGAAGGT
Above is a genomic segment from Candidatus Latescibacterota bacterium containing:
- a CDS encoding DNRLRE domain-containing protein; translation: MQRHLPHILLALALLPALAGCQFLFGPDSTESAPQAVAIPLTLPDAGPLRSAVLHLHARGASGQTVYVHRVTAPWDELTVTWNNFGQAFDPAPLDSFPVQGAGWIALDLTAEIARWAAVDNEEPFHGLLLRYGQMATPRSIIDSREDAANPPRLELLVETVNGLEADTLALRGDTFIWQGSSNANYGDRNPLYTGWAQPQTYIETQTLLTFDLPVLPVAPTTGSVGDRVWLDENADGIQDATELGFAGVQVELQDADGIMLALAVSDSVGGYRFADLEPGDYRLQARVPDGYAMSPAAQGGNGATDSDGDAAGVSAVFSVAAGDSLSDLDFGLHPETPSDNDWTPRSVRYWLRHAGLSHHHGNVTDPDLVTPLLPLWVGAPGGEHSVHVETVEAAVEILDQKRWDRCHGPNAITALRAQALACALNQAAGAAGPSDELQANVDGFLATHAPADWDGLSHSDRRTMRGWWIALVRYNSSAGWWWGH